From one Mycolicibacterium sp. HK-90 genomic stretch:
- the clpP2 gene encoding ATP-dependent CLP protease proteolytic subunit ClpP2, with protein MTDHTDPRLAPQARYILPSFIEHSSFGVKESNPYNKLFEERIIFLGVQVDDASANDIMAQLLVLESLDPDRDITMYINSPGGSFTSLMAIYDTMQYVRADIQTVCLGQAASAAAVLLAAGTPGKRLALPNARVLIHQPSLSGVIQGQFSDLEIQAAEIERMRTLMETTLARHTGKDPEVIRKDTDRDKILTAEEAKDYGIIDTVLEYRKLSAQSS; from the coding sequence ATGACCGACCACACTGATCCCCGCCTGGCACCGCAGGCCCGCTACATCCTGCCGTCGTTCATCGAGCACAGCAGCTTCGGTGTCAAGGAATCCAACCCGTACAACAAGCTGTTCGAGGAACGCATCATCTTCCTCGGCGTGCAGGTGGACGACGCGTCGGCCAACGACATCATGGCCCAGCTGCTCGTGCTGGAGTCGCTGGATCCCGACCGCGACATCACCATGTACATCAACTCGCCCGGTGGCTCGTTCACATCGCTGATGGCGATCTACGACACCATGCAGTACGTGCGTGCCGACATCCAGACCGTGTGCCTGGGGCAGGCCGCCTCGGCTGCCGCGGTGCTGCTGGCCGCCGGTACCCCCGGTAAGCGTCTGGCCCTGCCCAACGCCCGGGTGCTGATCCATCAGCCGTCGCTGTCCGGCGTGATCCAGGGTCAGTTCTCGGACCTGGAGATCCAGGCCGCCGAGATCGAGCGGATGCGCACCCTGATGGAGACGACGCTGGCCCGCCACACCGGTAAGGACCCGGAGGTGATCCGCAAGGACACCGACCGCGACAAGATCCTCACCGCAGAGGAGGCCAAGGACTACGGGATCATCGACACGGTCCTGGAGTACCGGAAGCTGTCCGCACAGAGCAGCTGA
- a CDS encoding ATP-dependent Clp protease proteolytic subunit, whose amino-acid sequence MRSNGSGFSLVDSVYERLLAERIIFLGSQVDDDIANKLCAQILLLSAEDPTKDIHLYINSPGGSISAGMAIYDTMVLAPCDIATYAMGMAASMGEFLLAAGTKGKRFALPHARILMHQPLGGVTGSAADIAIQAEQFAVIKKEMFRLNAEFTGQTIERIEADSDRDRWFTAPEALEYGFVDHIITSANVNGTGPGAGLDK is encoded by the coding sequence ATGCGTTCGAACGGGAGCGGGTTCAGCCTCGTCGACTCCGTCTATGAGCGCTTGCTTGCCGAGCGGATCATCTTCCTGGGTTCCCAAGTGGACGACGACATCGCCAACAAGCTGTGCGCGCAGATCCTGTTGCTGTCGGCGGAGGATCCGACCAAGGACATCCACCTCTACATCAACTCGCCCGGTGGCTCGATCAGCGCCGGCATGGCCATCTACGACACGATGGTGTTGGCCCCGTGCGACATCGCCACCTACGCGATGGGCATGGCGGCTTCGATGGGTGAGTTCCTTCTGGCCGCCGGCACCAAGGGCAAGCGTTTCGCCCTGCCGCACGCCCGGATCCTGATGCATCAGCCGCTGGGTGGGGTCACCGGTAGCGCCGCGGACATCGCCATCCAGGCCGAGCAGTTCGCGGTCATCAAGAAGGAGATGTTCCGGCTGAATGCCGAGTTCACCGGCCAGACCATCGAACGCATCGAGGCCGACTCCGATCGCGACCGTTGGTTCACCGCGCCGGAGGCCTTGGAATACGGGTTTGTCGACCACATCATCACCAGCGCCAACGTCAACGGCACCGGACCGGGAGCAGGATTAGACAAATGA
- the tig gene encoding trigger factor: protein MKSTVEQLSPTRVRINVEVPFTELEPDFDRAFKALAQQVRLPGFRPGKAPRKLLEARVGRGAVLEQVVNDALPARYSEAVTASDVKPLGQPEIEVTKLEDGQELAFTAEVDVRPEITLPEFDSLKITVDPIEVADDEVDAELQSLRARFGTLTGVERGAQEGDFVSIDLSATVDGTEVPEAATEGLSHEVGSGQLIEGLDEAITGLKTGESKVFTTKLAAGEFAGKDAEVTVTVKSVKERELPEADDDFAQLASEFDTIDELKESLTDQVRRVKSVQQAEQIRDKAIEALLEQTEVPLPEKIVQAQIDDALHNAIHGLDHDEDKFAEQLTEQGSSREEFDADNKSNAEKAVKTQLLMDAVADKLDIQVGQNDLTERLVLMSRQYGIEPQQLIQILQQNNQLPAMFADVRRGLTIAAVVHAATVTDTDGTVIDTTEFFGPAEAAQADGEQGDEETAEAADKDADAAE, encoded by the coding sequence GTGAAGAGCACGGTTGAGCAGTTGAGCCCCACCCGGGTGCGCATCAATGTGGAGGTGCCCTTCACCGAGCTTGAGCCCGACTTCGATCGCGCGTTCAAGGCGCTGGCCCAGCAGGTCCGTCTCCCCGGCTTCCGACCGGGCAAGGCCCCGCGCAAGCTGCTCGAGGCTCGTGTCGGCCGCGGCGCCGTGCTGGAGCAGGTCGTCAACGACGCGCTGCCGGCCCGCTACAGCGAGGCCGTCACGGCCTCCGACGTCAAGCCGCTGGGTCAGCCCGAGATCGAGGTGACCAAGCTGGAGGACGGCCAGGAGCTGGCCTTCACCGCCGAGGTCGACGTGCGCCCCGAGATCACCCTGCCCGAGTTCGACTCGCTCAAGATCACCGTTGATCCCATCGAGGTGGCCGATGACGAGGTCGACGCCGAGCTGCAGTCGCTGCGGGCCCGCTTCGGCACCCTGACCGGCGTCGAGCGCGGTGCGCAGGAAGGCGACTTCGTCTCGATCGACCTGTCGGCCACCGTCGACGGCACCGAGGTGCCCGAGGCCGCCACCGAAGGCCTGTCGCACGAGGTCGGTTCCGGCCAGCTGATCGAGGGCCTCGACGAGGCGATCACCGGTCTGAAGACCGGCGAGTCCAAGGTCTTCACCACCAAGCTGGCCGCCGGTGAGTTCGCCGGCAAGGACGCCGAGGTGACGGTGACGGTGAAGTCGGTCAAGGAGCGCGAGCTGCCCGAGGCTGACGATGACTTCGCCCAGCTGGCAAGCGAATTCGACACCATCGACGAGCTCAAGGAGAGCCTCACCGACCAGGTTCGCCGGGTCAAGAGCGTGCAGCAGGCCGAGCAGATTCGCGACAAGGCCATCGAGGCGCTGCTGGAGCAGACCGAGGTTCCGTTGCCGGAGAAGATCGTTCAGGCCCAGATCGACGACGCCCTGCACAACGCGATCCACGGTCTCGACCACGACGAGGACAAGTTCGCCGAGCAGCTGACCGAACAGGGCAGCAGCCGTGAGGAGTTCGACGCCGACAACAAGTCGAATGCCGAGAAGGCCGTCAAGACCCAGCTGCTGATGGATGCCGTCGCCGACAAGCTGGACATCCAGGTCGGTCAGAACGACCTCACCGAGCGTCTGGTGCTGATGTCGCGTCAGTACGGCATCGAGCCGCAGCAGCTGATCCAGATCCTCCAGCAGAACAACCAGCTGCCGGCCATGTTCGCCGACGTGCGTCGCGGCCTGACCATCGCCGCCGTGGTGCACGCCGCCACCGTGACCGACACCGACGGCACTGTGATCGACACCACGGAGTTCTTCGGTCCGGCCGAGGCGGCGCAGGCCGACGGCGAGCAGGGTGACGAGGAAACCGCGGAGGCCGCGGACAAGGACGCTGACGCCGCCGAATGA
- the rarD gene encoding EamA family transporter RarD — MLGSGDPPSRGVSYSLLASGLFGVVFYLSGVVDASPEAVFGWRMLIMTACYCLVLISPAGRRSLAGLWRTLTRAWWMPMVFAVTSFLVSAQMWLFSWAPVHGHALDASLGYLLLPIVLVLVGRIGFKESVSALQWVAAAVALAAVVLKVVATSAVSWVTFAVCIGYALYFGVRRRVGLDSPTAFGVEVALTVPVSVLLIVVCRGASSWSGYAAVLAVGLAGTVAMAAYVAASSLLSMPVFGLLTYVEPVLLFGVALMLGERLTGLDAVVYALLAVALTVLAVGGFRTTGRKPAEPLDGNDGNEEGCRLLGVAPSQLPWSRTTGVVRETTSCLPDATAGTTKTSRERYLGAQE, encoded by the coding sequence ATGCTCGGCTCGGGCGATCCTCCGTCCCGTGGAGTCAGCTACTCGTTGCTGGCCAGCGGGCTGTTCGGGGTGGTCTTCTACCTCTCCGGCGTGGTCGACGCCTCCCCGGAGGCGGTGTTCGGCTGGCGCATGCTCATCATGACGGCCTGTTATTGCCTCGTGCTGATCAGCCCGGCCGGCCGCCGGTCACTCGCCGGGTTGTGGCGCACCCTCACGCGGGCCTGGTGGATGCCGATGGTCTTCGCCGTGACGAGCTTCCTGGTTTCCGCACAGATGTGGCTGTTCAGTTGGGCTCCGGTGCACGGACATGCACTCGACGCTTCGCTGGGCTATCTGCTGTTGCCGATCGTCCTGGTCCTTGTGGGCCGGATCGGTTTCAAGGAGTCGGTATCGGCTTTGCAGTGGGTGGCTGCTGCGGTGGCACTTGCCGCTGTGGTGTTGAAAGTCGTTGCCACGAGCGCCGTTTCGTGGGTCACGTTCGCGGTGTGCATCGGGTACGCGCTGTACTTCGGTGTGCGGCGGCGCGTGGGTCTGGACAGTCCCACTGCGTTCGGTGTCGAGGTTGCGCTGACGGTTCCGGTGTCGGTGCTGCTCATCGTCGTCTGCCGCGGCGCATCGTCGTGGAGCGGTTACGCGGCGGTGTTGGCGGTGGGCCTCGCGGGCACAGTGGCGATGGCGGCATACGTCGCCGCCTCCAGCCTGCTGAGCATGCCGGTCTTCGGGCTGTTGACCTACGTCGAACCAGTGCTGCTGTTCGGCGTGGCATTGATGCTCGGCGAGCGGCTGACCGGGCTCGACGCGGTGGTGTACGCACTGCTCGCCGTCGCGCTGACAGTCCTGGCCGTCGGTGGCTTCCGGACCACCGGCCGTAAACCGGCCGAACCCCTGGACGGTAACGACGGTAACGAGGAAGGATGCCGATTACTGGGGGTTGCGCCGAGTCAACTACCCTGGTCGCGAACTACGGGCGTCGTTCGAGAGACCACATCCTGTCTCCCCGACGCGACCGCCGGTACGACGAAGACATCCAGAGAAAGATATCTAGGAGCACAAGAGTGA